The genomic DNA CCAGGCGCCGTGAGAACGCCTAAACTAAGGACAGAACTACCCGAGGAGGACCATGGTTACCGCTTTTGTCATGATTAAGACTGTCACCGACCGTATTCCAGAAGTCGCCCAAGAACTCGCTGATAAGGACGGCATCACACAGGTGTATTCAGTCACTGGAGCCTGGGATCTTATTGCGATGGTTCGGGTACGTGAATTCGATCAACTTGAAGACGTGATTTCTGACCGTCTGTCAAAAATCGATGGAGTCGAAGCAACCGAAACTCATCTCGCGTTTCGCGCCTATTCTCGAAGCGACCTCGAAGAAGGCTTCGCGCTGGGGTTTGACTAAACCTCGCAGAGCCTGCTGCCCCACTTTTCAGCGCTCGTTCGAAGCCTGTGCGAAAAGAGTCTCTAACGATCCGCATTCGGTTCGGGGCGAGAGACTCGCACCCACCTATTAAGCACTTCTTGGGCTGCGCCTGAATCAATCGACTCTTCCGCGCGTTTCATGTTCATGCGCATCCTGTCGAAGAGGTGACCGGTCGCATCTTTATCGTATGCAGTCAGACCGGCGGCCGTGTTCAGTAATACCGCATCACGGACCGGTCCTTTCTGACCGGCCAGCATGTCGCGGATGATGTCAGCGTTATAGGTCCCGTCTCTTCCTGCCAAGGCCGCGACCGAGACCAAGGGTATGTCGAAGTCTGCGGGATGTAAGGTGTACTGCTCGACGTTGCCGTCTCGAACCTCAAAGATTGTTGACGAGCCGGAGGTGGTAATTTTGTCACGACCGTCGGAGCCACGGAATACCAGGCCCCGCACTCCCCTATCTGCCAGCACTCCCGCGAGCAGCGGGGCCATCTTTTCAGAAGCGCATCCGAGGGCTTGAGCTTGAGCCCGGACAGGATTAGACAACGGCCCAAGGTAGTTGAACGCAGTAGGTACACCCAATTGCTTGCGTGCCGGGGCGACGTAGCGCATCGAGGGATGATATTCCTGTGCGAACAGGAATGTAATGCCAGCCTCTTCCAGGGACTGCTTGGCGCGGGTTTGCGTGAGAGTCAGATCAACGCCCAGCGCCTCGATCACATCGGCAGCACCGGCTGTCGAAGAGGAGCCACGGTTGCCGTGCTTGACGATCTTAGCGCCGGCTCCGACTGCAACGAGCGACGACATAGTTGATAGATTCACTGTGCCCAGACGATCGCCGCCGGTTCCAACAATGTCTAAAACATCGGAAGGCAGATCGACTTCCACCGCTTCGTCCAACATTGCATCAGCAAGACCCAAAAGCTCTTCAACCGTTTCACCTTTGGTGGCCAAGGCCATCAGAAAGCCTGCGATCTGTGCGTCCGTGGCAACACCAGACATCATTTCCTGCATGGCCCAGGCAGCTTGGTCCTGTGTTAAATGCTGTTGCTTTGAAACTGCGTTGAGCACCGTGGGCCAATCCATGAAATACGTCCTTGGGAAAATTCGGTTCCGCTTACCTTGGTCATCCTAATACTCCAGTCAGCAGGCGTCCCCCAGATAACCTCGTAAGGCCATTGCCGCACCGCAAAACACACCTTCAGCATCGGAATTTCGCTTAACAATTCCGCAACTTTGACAGCCTGTAGAAATGCCCTCCGACTGAGGTTTATCCCAACGGAATCTGCGTTTTCGCTGGGAATAACGCGGAAGTCGCGTAGACAGGGTCAGATCCGTCACATCAAAAAGACACGCGCCCGGCAAGTCTCATTGTGAATCTTGGAGAATTTCGGGCCATAATGAAGGGGTGACAACATCAACTCAGACTCTCTCGCATAATCCCACCGGCTTCCCGAGTCGGCCAAACCTTGCTGCCGTAGGCACCATGGTCTGGCTCTCCTCCGAGGTAATGTTCTTTGGTGGCCTGTTCGCTATGTACTTCACGCTGCGCTCGACTTCGCCCACGTTGTGGGAGGAAAATACAGCGTTGCTGGATCCGGTCCTGGCGACCATTAACACTGTCATTCTGGTAATTAGTTCGTTTACCGCTCAGTGGGGTGTCAAAGCCGCCGTCCAGCTCCGTCCGCGGCGGACAAGTAACAAACTTAAGGACTGGGGTGTTGTGGAATGGTTCGTCGTTTCCTTCATCCTCGGTTCGATCTTCTTGTCCGTACAGTCCTATGAGTACGCGGTCCTGGTATCCCACGGCGTGACGGTTGCATCCAGCGCCTATGGGTCGGCCTTCTACATCACCACTGGCTTCCACGCACTGCACGTGCTGGGCGGGCTGGTTGCGTTCTTGTTCGTAATAGGCCGTGCTTATCTAGCGAAGCGCTTTGGCAACCACGAATCCACGATTGCCATTGTGATCTCCTACTACTGGCACTTCGTGGACGTAGTGTGGGTCGCTCTCTGGTTCATCATCTACGTCATTCAGTGACCTGTCCGGTCCGCCGGCTCGACATCAATCGCACCCCGAGGTAACCGGAACGGACTTGTCACACCTCATCCGGTTATACGAAACGTAAGGAATCCATAAAGTGAAGGCACTCTCTCAGAACCGCCGCCACCCGATGGTCGGAGTGGCCCTGCTGCTGCTGGGTCTGCTGCTGACCGGAGGTCTCTACTCGCTGGCCTCCAACATCAACTCTGCGTCGGCATTCTCCGAGGCGGACTACACCAGCGCAGACAACATTGCAGACGGTGAAGCCCTGTTCAACGCCAACTGCGCCTCCTGTCACGGCATCGGAGCTACCGGCGGTCCCGCTGGTCCATCGCTGGTCGGTGTCGGTGCTGCGTCCGTAGACTTCCAAGTTGGTACCGGTCGCATGCCGCTGCAGATGAGCGGTCCTCAAGGGGCCCAGAAGCCTGTGCAGTTCAACGAAGAGCAAACTATGCAGATGGCTGCATACGTACACTCCCTCGGCGTTGGTCCATCCATCCCTGAAGATGAGTACTTGGATACTGACCATGCCGATGTGAACCTGGCTCGTGGTGGCGACCTGTTCCGTGTGAACTGCGCGATGTGTCACGCCGCTTCAGCAGAAGGTGGCGCCCTGACCCGCGGTAAGTACGCCCCGACCCTGCACGGCGTTTCAGAAAAGCACATCTATGAGGCCATGGTTACCGGCCCACAGAATATGCCCGTCTTCTCGGACACGAACCTGACTCCAGAAGATAAGCGTGACGTCATCGCTTACCTCAAAGAGTTCGAAACCCAGGGTCACCCCGGGGGCGAGAACCTCGGTTCCATTGGTCCAGTTGCTGAAGGCCTCTTCATCTGGACGGCCGGACTGGGCGTCCTGATTGGTTTCATGGTGTGGATGACCACACGTTCCAACTAAAGACTTATCGCATCATCGTCGATTAACAACATCACCAACATCACTCGAGTAAAGGAATCAGATCTATGGGCGAGCAACGCCACGGAGATCCCGGCACACCGGGCACCGTAGAGCGCGCTGGAGACGATTCGGGTAAATTCGCTATTGAAAACCCGGGATTGCCACCTCACCGGCCACGTACCACGGATGAAGATCCACGTGCAGCCAAGCGCGCAGAACGCCAGGTTTCTTTCCTGTTCATTCTGTCTATCATCGGTACCCTCCTATTCTTCGTAGGGTACTTCGGCGTCGGACAGTTACCACTCGACGAAACGAACATGGACCTCATCCGCGTGCAGAACACGCTGCTCGGACTGGGGACCGCCTTTGCCATGTTGGGCATTGGTATCGGTATCGTTCAGTGGAGCCGCGCACTCATGCCAGACCATGAATGGGTTGAAGAACGTGAATCCGTTGCCAACGAAGAAGACCGCTCTGACGCTGTGAGCATCGTCAATGATGTCATTGATGAATCACAGATCAAGCGTCGGCCACTTTTGCGCAACACCCTCATCGGTGCTTTGGCAATCGCACCACTTCCAGCAATCGCTATCTTCCGCGACCTGGATAACAGCGGTAACCAGTCCGATGACCCAGCTCAGAATTTCGGCCCCGAGCGTCTGCGCCATACCATGTGGGATACCGGTACTCGCTTGGTGCGAGATGTGACCGGCACTCCAATCCGCGCTTCTGACGTCACGATCGGGTCTGCCATCCACGTGGTCCCTGACGGCCTCCTAGACATGCATGATGACATGCTCAACCAAAAGGCCAAAGCAGTTGTCCTCTTGATGCGCATGAACCCTGAAGACATGAACATCAGCCCTGAGCGGGAAGATTGGCATGTTGACGGCATCGTCGCGTACTCGAAGATTTGCACGCACGTCGGATGCCCGATTGCGCTGTATGAGCAGCACACTCACCACCTGTTGTGCCCTTGCCACCAGTCCACTTATGATCTGACTCAGGAAATGAAGGTCGTGTTCGGTCCTGCTTCGCACCCGCTGCCGCAGCTGCCGATCACCGTTGACAACGAAGGCTTCTTGGTTGCTCAAAGTGACTTCCTTGAGCCGGTCGGTCCTGCCTACTGGGAACGTGACCCTAGACCAGCTGAGGAGCGTGAAGCCTAATGTCTGTTACGCATGACTATAAAGCCTCCACAAACACCGGGAAGATCGCGAATTTCGTCGATACCCGCGTGGGTGCTTCGAAGATTGTCAAAGAATTCGGGCGCAAGCTCTTCCCGGATCACTGGACCTTCCTCTTCGGTGAAGTAGCGCTCTACTCTTTCGTCATCCTGGTTCTATCGGGAACGTTCCTGACGTTCTTCTTTGATCCATCGATGTCGCACCTCCCCTATGAGGGCGCTTATAAGCCCCTCTACGGTGTTGAAATGTCGGCCGCATATGCCTCGACACTGGATATCTCATTTGAGATCCGCGGTGGGCTGTTCATGCGCCAAGTACACCACTGGTCAGCGCTTCTGTTCGTGGCTGCCGTCACGGTCCATATGCTCCGCGTTTTCTTCACGGGTGCGTTCCGTCGCCCACGTGAACTGAACTGGGTCGTTGGTGTCGTCCTGTGGGTTCTTGCCCTACTGGCCGGTTTCACCGGCTACTCGCTGCCAGACGACGTGCTGTCGGGTAACGGCTTGCGCATTGTGGACGGCATGATGAAAGCAATGCCGGTTGTAGGGACGTACATCTCGTTCTTCTTCTTCGGTGGAGAATTCCCCGGCACGGATATTATTCCGCGCTTGTACTCACTGCACATCATGGTGATTCCGGCGCTGATCATTCTGATGGTTGCCATTCACCTCTTCATGGTCGTGGTGCACAAGCACACCCAGTACCCTGGTCCAGGGCGGAAGCATACCAACGTGGTCGGTTACCCCATTGGCCCGGTATACGCGGCGAAAGCCGGCGGGTTCTTCTTCATCGTGTTCGGTATTGTCGCGCTGATCTCAGGATTCTTCCAGATCAACGCCGTCTGGAACTACGGACCGTATGACCCCTCACCTGTATCGGCAGGTACCCAGCCCGACTGGTACATCGGCTTCGGTGACGGTATCCTCCGCCTGATGCCAGGTATGCTCGGTGATTTCTCCTTCCTCTGGCATATTCCGATGCCATGGGGCTGGAACGCGTTGCCGATGGGCGTGCTGATTCCGCTGATCCCAATGGGACTGCTCGTGGTCGGTATGTTCATCTGGCCATGGCTGGAACGCAGCATCACCAAAGATAACCGCGAACACCATGTGCTGGATCGTCCACGTAACGCACCTGGCCGCACTTCCTTCGGTGTTGCCATCGTGATTTTCTACTGCGTCATGTGGGCCGCAGCGTCCTCGGACTTAATGGCTGTCGCCTTCTCAATGTCCCTGAACGATGTCGCGTATGTTCTACGCTTCCTCCTGATTGTTGGACCGATCGTTGGCTACATTGTGACGAAGAGAATCTGCCTGGCCCTGCAGCGGAAAGATCGTGAGATCGCACTGCACGGTCGTGAGACCGGTGTGATCGAGTGGTCACCAGAAGGTGCAATTCTCGAGCGTCATGAACTGGTGGACGATTACCGTCTCTATGAGCTCGTCGCTTTCGAATCGCCGGAACCTGTACCACCGCAGCCCAACAAGAAGGGCAAGATCAGCCTGTGGGAGCGCTTCCGTGCAAGTGTCTCACGGCAGTTCTTCGAAGATCGTGTCGAGCCTGTCACAGCAGAAGAGCTGGCAGAAGCTGAAGCCGAGTTCGGTCAAGAGCGTCGTAAACTGCAACGCTCCGTCGACCAGTCGGTACGCGAGCTCGAGGGTAAACGTGATCGTTCCTAAGAACACATAATCGACGATACGATTGGCCCGGTTGGATATCCAACCGGGCCAATTGTTTTAAGCCATATTTGTATGGAAGGTCGGTCGACATACTGGCAGAAGCGACTCAGACATTCGGTAGTTTCTCTGAGTGAATCGCATATCCCCCAGCTCCAAGCTACTAAGTGCCAAAGAGCGCTCCAGCGACGCCACAAAAACAACACGACGTCCGGATGTACTCCCCTGCTCTGTCGGGCCAGCAGTGACGAAGCGTCGAACCCGAGCATGAGCCGAGCCTACAATCGTGTATATGTTGGCAGTTTGCCCTGTTGTAACCCCGTGGTCGCCATCTACAGGATGGACCGCGAGTTCCGCAGTGCTCACTGGTGCGATCTACCGAGAGTTAATTACCTACAAGACTGTGGGTTCCCCTCAGAAACCCCTGAGCTACTGCACCCTGCAACGTCACTCACGCGAGCTTAGTTGCAACCCGTCAGGGACACATTCCCGGCTCTCCGAATGACGGTAGTACGCCAAGTTGAGCCGATACACCAGTCAAGAGAACTCGTAGACGGAAACTATGCTTGTGACCGACAGTATGAAGGGCAGGCACTACGATGTCGCGGCTCGACATATGGAGTCGGCATACACGGCGTCTGCCGATGCACTACTCTCTCCGAAATGCAGGATGGTTCCGCACAGCCCAGGATTCTCAGATGCACGTTCCTGACCACGTTCGGACGTGTGGTGAGTTCCTGCGAAAAAACCTTCTTTGATCGGCCGTGATTCTCGCTTCCGCAATGACTCATCTCTACCGCTCTATTAGCGGTCATAGCAAGCACGAGGAGCACTCCACACCGCCAACTTATCTCAGGCCTCTCCCCTATTAATCATCAAAATGGTGTACGTTGCGGCAGCCAATCAGTGGCCTGCAGGGGACAATGAGAATCCCGGTTGGATACGCCGCCTCAATGGGCTATCGGTGCGGGCCATAAAACTCTGTGACCGGTGGATTTTGGGGAAGCGCTGTCGTGAGTCGCCGGAGCCTTTGCTCGGCGGCCGTATAGCGAGACGAGATTGACCGTGCAATCGCGTGGCGCGTTTCAGCGGGGTCAGCTGATCGACATTAGGTGAGGAGCGTGACGAACGCTAGAAAAATAATGAACGCAACGACTGCGACTGGTAAGAGATACTGTGGCCAGACTGGTCGGTCACCGTGTGGGGACGACGATTGTGCCCTCTCGGACGAGGATAAGTGGTGTTGGTCGGAGGACGACTGATACGTATCGAAGGACGAAGCATTGGATCCTTCTTGACCATAGTTATACGTTGTGAACGAATCATCAGCACGTTGTACAGGACCTGAGAACTTCCCCTCCGCTTGATGTCTCAGTGAACTGGCATACTCACTCCACGCTGATCCTGTCTCTGAAGCATACTCCGCGCCGCGTCGCCACCATGGATCGACGGTGCTGCCTTCGGCAGGCTGGGTGGAGTCTCCTCTGGCGCGTAATCTCTCCTCATGATGAGAATACTGATTGACTCCCGCCTCATTGCCATCCGAGGCATCGCGGTGAGGGTCTGCTTCATCCGTGAGGCGGGAATCGTCAGCTACGTCTGCTAATTGAATTCTTATCTCGCGGGTCCGACGACCAGCTGATAGACCACTATTGGTCTTCGGTTTGGCCCACTGTATTGCCGGGCCGATATGACGTTTGGGGGTTGGCTTGTGATTACCCATCAAATCCCTCCGCGCGACCTATTCTATATATTCCTAGTGTACGCGTTGTCGTGTCTGCAGACTGCGCTACCACAAGACACCGCTCGCCCTTGATACGGTTTAAATAGCTGAGGGCTCCAGTCTTTTGACTGGAGCCCTCAGCTATTTAGAGGATGTTCACTATGGAGTTAGTGTTTGTGCTGGCCCTTCGAGAATTCGAAGACCCAACCGGTCACGAAGAAAAGACCGAGGCCGATACCGATGATGAAGATCCACCAGTCGATCGCTACTCCGAGGAACACGATGGCGCACGCGGCACCGAGACCAAGTGGCCACCAGCTCCATGGAGCGAAGCGGGCGTAGGTCCCAGCATATTCAGCGATCTCGCCGTCTTCTTTGTCGTCTACGCCTGGCTTGTATTCTTTGTCCAGAAGCCGTAGATAGTAGGCGACCATATACTGCATGGCAGCAAGCCCGAACAGTCCGGTGATGCCGACCATTTCAGTTCCACGGGTCCAGATCGCGTAGATAACTGCTGCGACGAGGAAAAATGTCCCGAGGATCGCAAAGAGATTCTGATTAATCTTCACGTCATGCACCTGCCTTCGTAGTCATTTGTTCACGCCGGTCCAGCGGTATCAATTCTGGGTGATGCAAGTCCAGAGCCGGACGTTCCGAACGAATGCGTGGCAGAGCGTGGAAGTTGTGACGTGGTGGTGGGCAAGAGGTAGCCCACTCGAGTGAGCCACCGAAGCCCCATGGGTCGTCGACAGTGACTTTCTTGCCATACCGGGCGGTGTAGTAGACGTTCCACAGGAACGGGATGATGGACGCACCCAGCAACATTGACGACACCGTCGAGAACTGGTTCATGAGGGTAAATCCATCTTCAACCAAGTAGTCAGCGTAACGACGTGGCATACCCATGACACCCAACCAGTGCTGCACAAGGAAGGTTCCGTGGAAACCGATGAACAGCATCCAGAACTGGATCTTGCCCCAGGTCTCGTTGAGCATCTTGCCGGTGAACTTTGGCCACCAGAAGTAGAAGCCGGCGAACATCGCGAAGACAACGGTACCGAAGACGACGTAGTGGAAGTGAGCAACTACGAAGTAGGTGTCAGAAACCTGGAAGTCCAGTGGTGGAGAGGCCAGGATAATACCGGTTAGACCACCGAACAGGAAGGTCACCATGAACCCGAGGGTCCACAACATCGGTGTTTCGAAGGTGATCGACCCTCGCCACATGGTTCCGATCCAGTTGACGAACTTCACGCCGGTGGGCACTGCAATGAGCATGGTCATCAGGGAGAAGAACGGCAGCAGTACCGAGCCGGTAACGTACATGTGGTGTGCCCACACGGTCATCGACAGTGCTGCAATTGCGGCGGTCGCAAAGACCAGTGATTTGTAACCGAAGATTGGTTTGCGTGAGAACACCGGGATGATCTCAGAAACGATACCGAAGAATGGTAGAGCGATGACATAGACCTCCGGGTGACCGAAGAACCAGAACAGGTGCTGCCAGAGAATAGCTCCACCGTTTTCTGGGTCAAAGATGTGGCCACCAAAGCGGCGGTCAAGCCCGAGCCCGAAGAGTGCTGACGCAAGCGGTGGGAACGCCATCAGGATCAGAATACCCGTGATGAGGGTGTTCCAAGTGAAAATCGGCATACGCCACATGGTCATACCGGGTGCACGCATGGAGATAACCGTGGTGATCAGGTTGACGCCACCAAGAATGGTACCGAAGCCCTGGAGACCAAGACCGAAGACCCAGAGGTCTCCACCGATACCCGGCGAATAGGTCGCATTCGAAAGTGGTGCGTAGGCGAACCACCCGAATGATGCTGCACCCTGTGGGGTGAGGAAGCCTGCGGTTGCGATGAGTGAACCAAACAGGAAGAACCAGAACGACAGTGCGTTAAGACGTGGGAACGCCACATCAGGTGCACCAATCTGTAACGGCATAATCACGTTGGCGAACCCAATAAACAATGGGGTCGCAAACATCAACAGCATCAGTGTGCCGTGCATGGTAAACAGCTGGTTGAACTGTTCTTTAGTTTGCAGAACCTGCATACCTGGTTCGAACAGCTCGGCACGAATGATCAACGCCATGACACCGGCGAGACCGAAGAAGATAAATGACGTGATCAGGTACATGTACCCGAGCGTCTTGTGGTCAGTCGAGGTCAGCCAATTAACGATGACACGGCCTTTAGAAGCCGGCACCACCTGTGGCCGTACACGCGACCGAGAGTCGTCTTGTGTGTATTCGTAAGTAGTCATGTACTTTACTCCTCGATCCGTTGTGGATCGCCCAAAGGTACCTCTTGGTCAAGCTGACCTTCAGGGTTCTCGTTCGGGTTACGGTTTAGTTCCGCGCCCGAGAGACCTTCTGGAAGCTGACGAATCTGGCTGAGGAACTCGGCTTCTTCAACAACTTCAACATTGAAGAGCATCTCAGAGTGGAATTCACCACAGAGTTCTGCACACTTACCCTGGAAGTGTCCGGTCTCCCCCGGGGTGAGGTACAAACGGTTTGTTTGTCCTGGGACCATGTCCAGCTTCTGCAGGAAGGCAGGCACCCAGAACGAGTGGATAACGTCGCGTGATTTCAACTGGAATTCCACCGGTACATCAACTGGCAGGTAAAGCGTGGGAAGTGTCTGCTCGACGCCCTCTTCACCGGTCAGCTGGCCCTGAATACCGTATAGGTGGCGTTCTTCCGTCTGCCCATCCGGTGTGGTGTATTCGTAGTCGAAGTCCCATGCCCACTGCTTGCCGTGCACCGTAACGACCAGTGGTGAATCTTCCACTGGGGTATTGATGGTGCGCTCAACACGGTCAGTGAAGCCCCACAGCGTAAGAACCAAAATAATCGGAACCACGGTGAACATGGTTTCCATTGGGACGTTGTAGGCAAGTTGACGCGGGTAGCCTTTGTCGCCCTTGCGGCGACGGTAGGCGATGGCAACCCAAAGGATCATCGCCCAGGTAATGACACCAATCACAAGGGCGGCTATCCAGCTGCCAACCCAGAGGTTGGTAAGGATCTCATTGTGATTAGTAGTCTCGTTGGATCCGGGATACCAGCCTCGCCTTGCTTGTTCAGAACACGCAGTTAAGAACAGCAAAGCCGTAGCGCCAATGACTCCCCCCTTTAGGAGTCTTTTGCCGCGGCTGCCGGCTCGTTGTAGCAGTCTCACAGACGGCCCTTCCTCTTCTTTGTCCAGTGCGAGTGTTTTGCTTTGAGTCTCCAGAGCCATCTCATGACGCTCTGAGATTTAACACAGCAAAACAACTTTGGCTGAGTACTACCTTAGTGCTTTTTTGTCACCAAATGTGGACCATGACAGCAAAACGGCGAGTCAACGTTAAATGTGACGTTGGCTCGCCGTGATGCGATTTTTTAATGTGAAATCCGTCTAGTGGAACGAGTCCCCACATGCGCAGGAGCCTGCAGCTTGCGGATTGTCGATGGTGAAGCCGACTTTGGTAATTGAGTCTTCAAAGTCAATGGAGGCGCCAGCCAAATATGGCACGGACATTTTATCTACGATGACTTCAACGCCGCCATAATTCTTGACAGCGTCACCATCTAGGACGCGTTCGTCAAAATACAACTGGTAAATCAATCCGGAGCAGCCTCCGGGCTGGACAGCAATACGTAAACGAAGGTCTGGCCGTCCTTCTTGTTCTAACAGGTCCCGGACTTTCTGGGCTGCTTCATCAGATAGCTCTACGTCATGGGTCGGCAGGCCATCGGCGGGAGCTGCTTGAGGCAGCTGCTCGGCGATATTGTCGGTCTGTGTCATCGTTTTCTCCTCTGAAATGTAACACCGGCGTTCAACAGGTAGGAACAGCGTAGTGGCTACTCTTTATTCCACAACGTCATAGGCCATTCTGGCAAGTAGTAGTACTTCTGCTTCAATCGCATGGCGTAATACGGACAAGTCTAGCGATTCGTTGGGGGCGTGGGCTCTGGTGTCTGGATCCTCAATGCCTGTCAACAGAATCTCAGCCTCGGGATACACGGCGGCCAGTTCTGCCACAAATGGGATCGAACCACCCAAGCCAATTTCGATAGCTTCGCTCCCCCAGGCGTCGGTTAAGGCTTGTTTCATCATGCGACTATACGGCGCACCACCATCAACGACGAAAGGCTTTCCCGCCTCACCCGGATAGGTTTTCACCGTAGCTCCGAAGTTGTCCATGGCCTCAATATGATTGGTCAATGCACTCATGGTTTTCTGCGGATCCATACCTGGCCCGAGCCGCAGTGAAAACTTGGCACTTGCAGTATGGACGATGGAATTTGATGCCTCCGAGATACGTTTCGTATCGATGCCAATAATATTGAGCGCCGCCTTGTTCCACATGCGATCGGCCAGAGTCCCCTTGCCTGCAAGTCGGAAGCCTTCAACGGCTCCGGTTTGGCTCCGGTAGTCATCTTCATCGTAGACAACCTCAGCCCAGCGGGATTGCTCCAGTCCGGGAATCGCAAGCTCCCCATCTGGCGTATGCAGCTGCGCGATGATTCGAGATAACACCGTGATGGCGTCTAGCATCGGTCCCCCGAAAAGTCCCGAATGTACTGGATGCTCTGCGACGGTCACTTCGATGACCCCGTCGAGTAGTCCGCGCAGTGAGGTGGTCAATGCGGGCACGTCAGTGGACCAGTTCGCCGAGTCTGCCACGATGATCGTATCGGCTTCCAGGAGTTCCTTGTGGCGGCTTAAAAACTGCGAGAAAAACGGGGACCCTATCTCTTCTTCCCCCTCAATGAACACGGTCAGACCGAGTCCATGGTCGGCACCAAGCAACTCCTCGAGAGCCTGAATCGCTGCGTAGTGGACCAGTATGCCGGCTTTATCATCCGCGGTCCCTCGTCCATAAAGCCGCCCGTTGATTTCGGTTGCTTCCCAGGGGTCGGTGTTCCAGGCGGCGCGGTCGCCCACGGGCTGAACATCGTGGTGGGCATATAACAAGACCGTTGGCTTGTTGGCGGCGGAGGGTCGGCGACCGATTATGGCGGGGCCGGAAGCGGTGCCATCAGAACCGTGTTCCGTAAGC from Enteractinococcus fodinae includes the following:
- the qcrA gene encoding cytochrome bc1 complex Rieske iron-sulfur subunit, whose product is MGEQRHGDPGTPGTVERAGDDSGKFAIENPGLPPHRPRTTDEDPRAAKRAERQVSFLFILSIIGTLLFFVGYFGVGQLPLDETNMDLIRVQNTLLGLGTAFAMLGIGIGIVQWSRALMPDHEWVEERESVANEEDRSDAVSIVNDVIDESQIKRRPLLRNTLIGALAIAPLPAIAIFRDLDNSGNQSDDPAQNFGPERLRHTMWDTGTRLVRDVTGTPIRASDVTIGSAIHVVPDGLLDMHDDMLNQKAKAVVLLMRMNPEDMNISPEREDWHVDGIVAYSKICTHVGCPIALYEQHTHHLLCPCHQSTYDLTQEMKVVFGPASHPLPQLPITVDNEGFLVAQSDFLEPVGPAYWERDPRPAEEREA
- the qcrC gene encoding cytochrome bc1 complex diheme cytochrome c subunit; its protein translation is MKALSQNRRHPMVGVALLLLGLLLTGGLYSLASNINSASAFSEADYTSADNIADGEALFNANCASCHGIGATGGPAGPSLVGVGAASVDFQVGTGRMPLQMSGPQGAQKPVQFNEEQTMQMAAYVHSLGVGPSIPEDEYLDTDHADVNLARGGDLFRVNCAMCHAASAEGGALTRGKYAPTLHGVSEKHIYEAMVTGPQNMPVFSDTNLTPEDKRDVIAYLKEFETQGHPGGENLGSIGPVAEGLFIWTAGLGVLIGFMVWMTTRSN
- the ctaD gene encoding aa3-type cytochrome oxidase subunit I — translated: MTTYEYTQDDSRSRVRPQVVPASKGRVIVNWLTSTDHKTLGYMYLITSFIFFGLAGVMALIIRAELFEPGMQVLQTKEQFNQLFTMHGTLMLLMFATPLFIGFANVIMPLQIGAPDVAFPRLNALSFWFFLFGSLIATAGFLTPQGAASFGWFAYAPLSNATYSPGIGGDLWVFGLGLQGFGTILGGVNLITTVISMRAPGMTMWRMPIFTWNTLITGILILMAFPPLASALFGLGLDRRFGGHIFDPENGGAILWQHLFWFFGHPEVYVIALPFFGIVSEIIPVFSRKPIFGYKSLVFATAAIAALSMTVWAHHMYVTGSVLLPFFSLMTMLIAVPTGVKFVNWIGTMWRGSITFETPMLWTLGFMVTFLFGGLTGIILASPPLDFQVSDTYFVVAHFHYVVFGTVVFAMFAGFYFWWPKFTGKMLNETWGKIQFWMLFIGFHGTFLVQHWLGVMGMPRRYADYLVEDGFTLMNQFSTVSSMLLGASIIPFLWNVYYTARYGKKVTVDDPWGFGGSLEWATSCPPPRHNFHALPRIRSERPALDLHHPELIPLDRREQMTTKAGA
- the qcrB gene encoding cytochrome bc1 complex cytochrome b subunit, translated to MSVTHDYKASTNTGKIANFVDTRVGASKIVKEFGRKLFPDHWTFLFGEVALYSFVILVLSGTFLTFFFDPSMSHLPYEGAYKPLYGVEMSAAYASTLDISFEIRGGLFMRQVHHWSALLFVAAVTVHMLRVFFTGAFRRPRELNWVVGVVLWVLALLAGFTGYSLPDDVLSGNGLRIVDGMMKAMPVVGTYISFFFFGGEFPGTDIIPRLYSLHIMVIPALIILMVAIHLFMVVVHKHTQYPGPGRKHTNVVGYPIGPVYAAKAGGFFFIVFGIVALISGFFQINAVWNYGPYDPSPVSAGTQPDWYIGFGDGILRLMPGMLGDFSFLWHIPMPWGWNALPMGVLIPLIPMGLLVVGMFIWPWLERSITKDNREHHVLDRPRNAPGRTSFGVAIVIFYCVMWAAASSDLMAVAFSMSLNDVAYVLRFLLIVGPIVGYIVTKRICLALQRKDREIALHGRETGVIEWSPEGAILERHELVDDYRLYELVAFESPEPVPPQPNKKGKISLWERFRASVSRQFFEDRVEPVTAEELAEAEAEFGQERRKLQRSVDQSVRELEGKRDRS
- the ctaE gene encoding aa3-type cytochrome oxidase subunit III: MTTSTQTLSHNPTGFPSRPNLAAVGTMVWLSSEVMFFGGLFAMYFTLRSTSPTLWEENTALLDPVLATINTVILVISSFTAQWGVKAAVQLRPRRTSNKLKDWGVVEWFVVSFILGSIFLSVQSYEYAVLVSHGVTVASSAYGSAFYITTGFHALHVLGGLVAFLFVIGRAYLAKRFGNHESTIAIVISYYWHFVDVVWVALWFIIYVIQ
- the trpD gene encoding anthranilate phosphoribosyltransferase, with product MDWPTVLNAVSKQQHLTQDQAAWAMQEMMSGVATDAQIAGFLMALATKGETVEELLGLADAMLDEAVEVDLPSDVLDIVGTGGDRLGTVNLSTMSSLVAVGAGAKIVKHGNRGSSSTAGAADVIEALGVDLTLTQTRAKQSLEEAGITFLFAQEYHPSMRYVAPARKQLGVPTAFNYLGPLSNPVRAQAQALGCASEKMAPLLAGVLADRGVRGLVFRGSDGRDKITTSGSSTIFEVRDGNVEQYTLHPADFDIPLVSVAALAGRDGTYNADIIRDMLAGQKGPVRDAVLLNTAAGLTAYDKDATGHLFDRMRMNMKRAEESIDSGAAQEVLNRWVRVSRPEPNADR
- a CDS encoding cytochrome c oxidase subunit 4 — its product is MKINQNLFAILGTFFLVAAVIYAIWTRGTEMVGITGLFGLAAMQYMVAYYLRLLDKEYKPGVDDKEDGEIAEYAGTYARFAPWSWWPLGLGAACAIVFLGVAIDWWIFIIGIGLGLFFVTGWVFEFSKGQHKH
- a CDS encoding Lrp/AsnC family transcriptional regulator, with product MVTAFVMIKTVTDRIPEVAQELADKDGITQVYSVTGAWDLIAMVRVREFDQLEDVISDRLSKIDGVEATETHLAFRAYSRSDLEEGFALGFD